From Gammaproteobacteria bacterium, a single genomic window includes:
- a CDS encoding DUF6159 family protein gives MGKFGRTWAMMKSSATVLRQDKELMVFPVLSGIFTMLLLASFIAPLVGSDFFARLEDNPENENWVYLGLFLFYVLSYFIVIFFNAAIVACAMIRMDGGDPTVKDGLNAAMNRIGKVFAWAVVAGTVGFILRMIEERSQIAGKIVVALIGLAWTVASYLAVPVLVVEDRGPFDALKESGRLLKQSWGEQIIGNLGFGLVFFVLSLPAVGLVFGGIFLGNGYGVIGGIVLAAVYLLILGIVQSALQVIYQTAVYRYARDGQAPSGFDRELLATSIRQR, from the coding sequence ATGGGCAAGTTCGGGCGCACCTGGGCAATGATGAAGTCGTCGGCAACCGTGCTGCGGCAGGACAAGGAGTTGATGGTCTTTCCTGTCCTCTCCGGCATCTTCACCATGCTGTTGCTGGCAAGCTTCATCGCGCCGCTGGTCGGCAGCGACTTCTTCGCAAGGCTTGAAGACAATCCCGAAAACGAAAACTGGGTCTACCTCGGACTGTTCCTGTTCTATGTCCTGAGTTATTTCATCGTGATCTTTTTCAACGCGGCGATTGTTGCCTGCGCGATGATTCGCATGGATGGCGGTGACCCGACCGTGAAGGATGGATTGAATGCCGCAATGAATCGCATCGGCAAGGTCTTTGCCTGGGCGGTGGTTGCCGGCACCGTCGGCTTCATCCTGCGGATGATCGAGGAACGTTCGCAAATTGCGGGCAAGATCGTGGTCGCCCTCATCGGCCTGGCCTGGACGGTCGCATCCTACCTGGCCGTGCCGGTGCTGGTGGTCGAAGACCGGGGTCCGTTCGACGCGCTGAAGGAATCCGGTCGACTGCTGAAGCAGTCATGGGGCGAGCAGATCATCGGCAACCTCGGTTTTGGCCTGGTGTTCTTCGTGCTCAGCCTGCCCGCAGTCGGGCTGGTGTTCGGCGGCATCTTCCTGGGTAATGGCTATGGCGTGATCGGCGGTATCGTCCTGGCGGCGGTCTACCTGCTGATCCTGGGCATCGTGCAATCCGCCCTGCAGGTCATCTACCAGACCGCTGTCTACCGTTATGCTCGCGATGGCCAGGCGCCCAGCGGCTTCGATCGCGAGCTGCTCGCGACTTCCATTCGCCAGCGCTGA